In Streptomyces alboniger, the following are encoded in one genomic region:
- the smpB gene encoding SsrA-binding protein SmpB, giving the protein MAKEKVKRKAAKANEKAPARKMVAQNKKARHDYHILDTYECGLVLMGTEVKSLRLGRASLVDGFVHIDRGEAWLHNIHVPEYVQGTWTNHSATRKRKLLLHRAEIDKLESKSKETGHTIVPLALYFKDSRVKVEIALAKGKKEYDKRQTLREKQDTRETNRAISAVRRRQGIA; this is encoded by the coding sequence ATGGCGAAGGAAAAGGTAAAGCGCAAGGCCGCGAAGGCCAATGAGAAGGCCCCCGCCCGCAAGATGGTCGCGCAGAACAAGAAGGCGCGGCACGACTACCACATCCTGGACACCTACGAGTGCGGCCTGGTGCTGATGGGCACCGAGGTCAAGTCGTTGCGGCTCGGCAGGGCCTCCCTGGTGGACGGCTTCGTGCACATCGACCGCGGCGAGGCGTGGCTGCACAACATCCACGTCCCCGAGTACGTGCAGGGCACCTGGACGAACCACTCCGCCACGCGGAAGCGCAAGCTCCTGCTGCACCGGGCGGAGATCGACAAGCTGGAGTCCAAGTCCAAGGAGACGGGTCACACGATCGTGCCCCTCGCGCTGTACTTCAAGGACAGCCGGGTCAAGGTCGAGATCGCGCTGGCCAAGGGCAAGAAGGAGTACGACAAGCGGCAGACGCTCCGCGAGAAGCAGGACACGCGCGAGACGAACCGCGCGATCTCGGCGGTGCGGCGGCGCCAGGGGATCGCCTAG
- the ftsX gene encoding permease-like cell division protein FtsX, whose translation MRAQFVLSEIGVGLRRNLTMTFAVVVSVALSLALFGGSLLMRDQVSTMKGYWYDKVNVSIFLCNKADAEQDPKCAKGAVTNEQKDQILGDLKKMPVVDKVTHESADEAYKHYKEQFGDSPLSSSLTPDQMQESYRIKLKDPEKYQVVATAFSGRDGVQAVQDQKGYLDNLFGLLNGMNWAALAVMALMLVVALMLIVNTVRVSAFSRRRETGIMRLVGASSFYIQMPFIMEAAVAGLIGGALACGMLVVGRYFMIDHGLALAEKINLINFIGWDAVLAKLPLVLAIGLLMPALAAFFALRKYLKV comes from the coding sequence ATGCGCGCCCAGTTCGTCCTGTCGGAGATCGGCGTCGGTCTCCGTCGCAATCTCACGATGACCTTCGCGGTCGTCGTCTCCGTAGCGCTTTCGCTCGCCCTCTTCGGCGGTTCGCTGCTCATGCGTGACCAGGTGAGCACGATGAAGGGCTACTGGTACGACAAGGTCAACGTCTCGATCTTCCTGTGCAACAAGGCCGACGCCGAGCAGGACCCGAAGTGCGCCAAGGGCGCCGTCACGAACGAGCAGAAGGACCAGATCCTCGGGGATCTGAAGAAGATGCCGGTCGTGGACAAGGTCACCCACGAGTCGGCGGACGAGGCGTACAAGCACTACAAGGAGCAGTTCGGCGACTCCCCGCTGTCCAGCTCCCTCACGCCCGACCAGATGCAGGAGTCGTACCGCATCAAACTGAAGGACCCGGAGAAGTACCAGGTCGTCGCGACCGCCTTCTCGGGCCGTGACGGCGTGCAGGCCGTGCAGGACCAGAAGGGCTACCTGGACAACCTCTTCGGGCTCCTCAACGGCATGAACTGGGCGGCGCTCGCGGTGATGGCGCTGATGCTCGTCGTCGCGCTGATGCTGATCGTCAACACCGTGCGCGTCTCGGCGTTCAGCCGCAGACGTGAAACCGGCATCATGCGGCTGGTCGGCGCCTCCAGCTTCTACATCCAGATGCCGTTCATCATGGAGGCCGCCGTCGCCGGTCTCATCGGCGGCGCGCTCGCCTGCGGAATGCTGGTCGTGGGGCGTTACTTCATGATCGACCACGGTCTCGCGCTCGCCGAGAAGATCAACCTCATCAACTTCATCGGCTGGGACGCCGTCCTGGCGAAGCTGCCGCTGGTGCTCGCGATCGGTCTTCTGATGCCCGCGCTTGCCGCGTTCTTCGCGTTGCGCAAGTACCTCAAGGTGTGA
- a CDS encoding serine/threonine-protein kinase — MTRKIGSRYTAHQILGRGSAGTVWLGEGPEGPVAIKLLREDLASDQELVGRFVQERTALLSLDHARVVGVHDLVVDGNDLALVMDLVRGTDLRTRLDRERRMAPEAAVAIVADVADGLAAAHAAGIVHRDVKPENVLLDMQGPLGPGGAHPALLTDFGVAKLIDSPRRTRATKIIGTPDYLAPEIIEGLPPRAAVDIYALATVLYELLAGFTPFGGGHPGAVLRRHVTETVVPLPGIPEELWQLLVQCLAKAPASRLRASELAARLRELLPLVAGMPPLDVDEPDTEPSQAEEAYEDSAPEPREPSPRRGAVPLVPGSAPADSNRDTHTSMRVPGPDELAGGARGTARAPRAAGAARPGSAKHRASARRRRITLGVAGVVLAAAAGVGVYAASSSDAPPSAPDTSSPVSP, encoded by the coding sequence TTGACGCGCAAGATCGGCAGCCGGTACACCGCCCACCAGATCCTGGGCCGTGGCAGCGCCGGCACGGTGTGGCTCGGCGAGGGGCCCGAAGGCCCCGTCGCCATCAAGCTGTTGCGCGAGGACCTGGCCTCCGACCAGGAACTCGTCGGCCGCTTCGTCCAGGAGCGCACGGCTCTGCTCAGCCTCGACCACGCGCGCGTGGTGGGCGTCCACGACCTCGTCGTCGACGGCAACGACCTGGCGCTGGTCATGGACCTCGTACGCGGTACGGACCTGCGCACCCGCCTCGACCGTGAGCGGCGCATGGCCCCCGAGGCCGCGGTCGCCATCGTCGCGGACGTCGCCGACGGGCTCGCGGCCGCGCACGCCGCGGGCATCGTGCACCGCGACGTCAAGCCCGAGAACGTCCTCCTGGACATGCAGGGCCCCCTCGGTCCCGGCGGGGCGCACCCCGCCCTGCTCACCGACTTCGGCGTCGCCAAGCTGATCGACTCCCCGCGCCGGACCCGCGCGACGAAGATCATCGGTACGCCGGACTACCTCGCCCCCGAGATCATCGAGGGCCTGCCGCCGCGCGCCGCCGTAGACATCTACGCCCTCGCCACGGTCCTGTACGAACTGCTCGCTGGCTTCACTCCCTTCGGCGGGGGACATCCGGGGGCGGTCCTGCGGCGCCACGTCACCGAGACGGTGGTGCCGCTCCCCGGCATCCCCGAGGAGCTGTGGCAGCTCCTCGTCCAGTGCCTCGCCAAGGCTCCCGCGTCCCGGCTGCGCGCCTCCGAGCTGGCCGCGCGCCTGCGGGAGCTGCTGCCGCTGGTCGCGGGGATGCCGCCGCTGGACGTCGACGAGCCGGACACGGAGCCCTCGCAGGCCGAGGAGGCGTACGAGGACTCGGCCCCCGAGCCGCGCGAGCCCTCCCCCCGGCGGGGCGCGGTCCCCCTGGTGCCGGGCTCGGCGCCCGCCGACTCCAACCGGGACACGCACACCTCGATGCGGGTGCCGGGACCCGACGAGCTGGCCGGCGGGGCCCGCGGCACGGCCCGCGCGCCGCGGGCGGCCGGCGCGGCCCGCCCCGGCTCCGCCAAGCACCGCGCCTCCGCGCGACGGCGCCGGATCACGCTCGGCGTGGCGGGGGTCGTCCTCGCCGCGGCGGCGGGGGTCGGCGTGTACGCCGCCAGCTCCTCCGACGCGCCCCCCTCGGCCCCCGACACCTCCTCCCCGGTCTCCCCCTGA
- a CDS encoding S41 family peptidase: protein MSGLDRFADRCSVPRRIRRGATLTLVFASVLATGAATGSWSEAADDGRKRPPPSVRSDASPPLRGGADTAEEAADAAADAMADGKSAKKAAEEAVSRSGDRWGAVYSHGEYREFEQALDGAYTGVGLWARRAADGRIEVSRVQKHGPAERAGIREGDRLRSIDGERVTGRPVTEVVGLLRGTRAGTPVRLGLARGTRAWSETLHRARLSTDSVTVTELRGGAVLIKVAAFTKGSGEAVRTAVREAPEGAGILLDLRGNSGGLVSEAVTASSALVDGGLVATYDVRGEQKALHARRGGDTGRPVVALVDGGTMSAAELLTGALQDRGRAVVVGSRTFGKGSVQMPSRLPDGSVAELTVGHYRTPSGRAVDGRGITPDLEVEYGAEKRAETVLTGLGPPS, encoded by the coding sequence ATGTCAGGTCTCGACCGGTTCGCCGATCGGTGCTCAGTGCCCCGCCGCATCCGCCGCGGGGCGACGCTGACATTGGTCTTCGCGAGCGTCCTCGCCACCGGGGCCGCCACCGGCTCCTGGAGCGAGGCGGCGGACGACGGCCGGAAAAGGCCTCCTCCTTCGGTACGTTCGGACGCCTCGCCCCCGCTGAGGGGCGGCGCCGACACCGCCGAGGAGGCCGCGGACGCCGCCGCCGACGCCATGGCCGACGGCAAGTCCGCCAAGAAGGCCGCCGAGGAAGCCGTCAGCCGCAGCGGGGACCGCTGGGGCGCGGTGTACTCGCACGGGGAGTACCGGGAGTTCGAGCAGGCCCTCGACGGCGCCTACACGGGCGTCGGACTGTGGGCCCGGCGCGCGGCCGACGGGCGCATCGAAGTCTCCCGGGTCCAGAAGCACGGGCCCGCCGAGCGCGCGGGGATCCGCGAGGGCGACCGGCTGCGCTCCATCGACGGCGAGCGCGTCACCGGCCGCCCCGTCACGGAGGTCGTCGGCCTGCTGCGCGGCACCCGCGCCGGCACCCCGGTGCGCCTCGGCCTCGCGCGCGGCACGCGCGCGTGGAGCGAGACGCTGCACAGGGCCCGCCTCTCCACGGACTCCGTCACCGTCACCGAGCTGCGCGGCGGCGCGGTCCTGATCAAGGTCGCCGCGTTCACCAAGGGCTCAGGAGAGGCCGTGCGGACCGCGGTGCGCGAGGCCCCCGAGGGCGCCGGCATCCTGCTCGACCTGCGCGGGAACTCCGGAGGCCTGGTCTCGGAGGCGGTCACCGCCTCGTCCGCGCTGGTCGACGGCGGCCTCGTGGCGACGTACGACGTACGGGGCGAGCAGAAGGCGCTGCACGCCCGGCGGGGCGGCGACACCGGCAGACCGGTGGTCGCGCTCGTCGACGGCGGCACGATGAGCGCGGCCGAGCTGCTCACCGGCGCCCTCCAGGACCGCGGCCGCGCGGTCGTGGTGGGTTCCAGGACCTTCGGCAAGGGGTCGGTCCAGATGCCGAGCCGCCTTCCGGACGGTTCCGTCGCCGAGCTGACCGTCGGCCACTACCGCACGCCTTCGGGGCGGGCCGTCGACGGGCGGGGCATCACACCGGACCTCGAGGTCGAGTACGGGGCCGAGAAGCGGGCCGAGACAGTATTGACTGGCCTCGGACCCCCCTCGTAG
- the ftsE gene encoding cell division ATP-binding protein FtsE produces MIRFDNVSKAYPKQTRPALRDVSLEIEKGEFVFLVGSSGSGKSTFLRLVLREERTSHGQVHVLGKDLARLSNFKVPHMRRQLGTVFQDFRLLPNKTVGENVAFAQEVIGKSRGEIRKSVPQVLDLVGLGGKEDRMPGELSGGEQQRVAIARAFVNRPKLLIADEPTGNLDPQTSVGIMKLLDRINRTGTTVVMATHDQQIVDQMRKRVIELEKGRLVRDQSRGVYGYQH; encoded by the coding sequence GTGATCCGTTTCGACAACGTCTCCAAGGCCTATCCCAAGCAGACCCGCCCCGCGCTCAGGGATGTCTCCCTAGAGATCGAAAAGGGCGAGTTCGTCTTCCTGGTGGGGTCCTCCGGCTCCGGAAAGTCCACTTTCCTGCGGCTCGTCCTGCGCGAGGAGCGCACCAGCCACGGCCAGGTACACGTCCTCGGCAAGGACCTCGCGCGCCTGTCCAATTTCAAGGTGCCGCACATGCGCCGCCAGTTGGGCACGGTCTTCCAGGACTTCCGCCTCCTGCCCAACAAGACCGTCGGCGAGAACGTCGCCTTCGCGCAGGAGGTCATCGGCAAGTCCCGCGGCGAGATCCGCAAGTCCGTGCCCCAAGTCCTCGATCTCGTGGGCCTCGGCGGCAAGGAGGACCGGATGCCCGGCGAGCTGTCCGGTGGTGAGCAGCAACGAGTGGCGATCGCGCGCGCGTTCGTCAACCGTCCCAAGCTCCTCATCGCCGACGAGCCGACCGGCAACCTCGACCCGCAGACCTCCGTAGGCATCATGAAACTGCTCGACCGGATCAACCGGACCGGCACCACCGTCGTGATGGCCACCCACGACCAGCAGATCGTGGACCAGATGCGCAAGCGGGTCATCGAGCTGGAGAAGGGCCGTCTCGTGCGCGACCAGTCGCGCGGCGTCTACGGCTACCAGCACTGA
- the prfB gene encoding peptide chain release factor 2: MAVVDVSEELKSLSSTMESIEAVLDLDKMRADIAVLEEQAAAPSLWDDPEAAQKITSKLSHLQAEVRKAEALRGRIDDLGVLFEMAEEEDDSDTRAEAESELESVRKALDELEVRTLLSGEYDAREALVTIRAEAGGVDASDFAEKLQRMYLRWAERHGYKTELYETSYAEEAGIKSTTFAVQVPYAYGTLSVEQGTHRLVRISPFDNQGRRQTSFAGVEILPVVEQTDHIEIDESELRIDVYRSSGPGGQGVNTTDSAVRLTHLPTGIVVSCQNERSQIQNKATAMNVLQAKLLERRRQEEQAKMNALKGDGGNSWGNQMRSYVLHPYQMVKDLRTEFEVGNPESVFNGEIDGFLEAGIRWRKQQEK, from the coding sequence GTGGCAGTCGTCGATGTATCCGAAGAGCTCAAGTCCCTCTCCTCGACCATGGAGTCGATCGAGGCCGTCCTGGACCTCGACAAGATGAGGGCCGATATCGCCGTGCTCGAGGAGCAGGCGGCCGCACCGTCCCTGTGGGACGACCCGGAAGCGGCACAGAAGATCACCAGCAAGCTGAGCCACCTCCAGGCGGAGGTCAGGAAGGCCGAGGCGCTGCGCGGGCGCATCGACGACCTCGGCGTGCTGTTCGAGATGGCCGAGGAGGAGGACGACTCGGACACCCGTGCCGAGGCCGAGTCCGAGCTGGAGTCCGTCAGGAAGGCGCTGGACGAGCTGGAGGTCAGGACCCTCCTGTCCGGGGAGTACGACGCCCGTGAGGCGCTCGTCACCATCCGCGCGGAGGCCGGCGGCGTCGACGCCTCCGACTTCGCCGAGAAGCTCCAGCGCATGTACCTGCGCTGGGCGGAGCGCCACGGCTACAAGACGGAGCTGTACGAGACCTCGTACGCGGAAGAGGCCGGCATCAAGTCGACCACCTTCGCCGTCCAGGTCCCGTACGCCTACGGCACGCTCTCGGTCGAGCAGGGCACCCACCGTCTCGTCCGCATCTCGCCGTTCGACAACCAGGGCCGCCGCCAGACGTCCTTCGCCGGTGTCGAGATCCTCCCGGTCGTCGAGCAGACCGACCACATCGAGATCGACGAGAGCGAGCTGCGCATCGACGTGTACCGCTCCTCGGGCCCGGGCGGCCAGGGCGTCAACACCACCGACTCCGCGGTGCGGCTGACCCACCTCCCCACCGGCATCGTCGTCTCCTGTCAGAACGAGCGCTCGCAGATCCAGAACAAGGCGACCGCGATGAACGTCCTCCAGGCGAAGCTCCTTGAGCGCCGCCGCCAGGAGGAGCAGGCGAAGATGAACGCCCTCAAGGGTGACGGCGGCAACTCCTGGGGCAACCAGATGCGTTCGTACGTCCTCCACCCGTACCAGATGGTCAAGGACCTGCGTACGGAGTTCGAGGTCGGTAATCCCGAGTCCGTCTTCAATGGCGAGATCGACGGATTCCTGGAAGCTGGAATTCGCTGGCGCAAGCAGCAGGAGAAGTAA